From a single Nothobranchius furzeri strain GRZ-AD chromosome 9, NfurGRZ-RIMD1, whole genome shotgun sequence genomic region:
- the LOC107381396 gene encoding transcriptional repressor CTCF: MEGEVVTIEAAQAAVMASEGKVLPEGGEALIQEDQSEVAGNMDMMVMDALDPALLQMKTEVLEGGGTVTVTGGDEGQIITLQVVNMEEQAGAALGLGQLQLVQVPVTTTTVGGLEATFVDASEVTKDAEPVICHTLPLPEGFQVVKVGANGEVETVEQEELQAAHEELEAVQEEDEEEDEETGEIEPSVPHQDDPDWSKDPDYQPIAAVRKGKKGKKSRLRYADGDRDMDVSVYDFEEEQQEGLLSEVNAEKVVGNMKPPKPTKIKKKGVKKTFQCELCSYTCPRRSNLDRHMKSHTDERPHKCHLCGRAFRTVTLLRNHLNTHTGTRPHKCTDCDMAFVTSGELVRHRRYKHTHEKPFKCSMCDYSSVEVSKLKRHIRSHTGERPFQCSLCSYASRDTYKLKRHMRTHSGEKPYECYICHARFTQSGTMKMHILQKHTENVAKFHCPHCDTVIARKSDLGVHLRKQHSFIETGKKCRYCDAVFHERYALIQHQKTHKNEKRFKCDQCDYCCRQERHMIMHKRTHTGEKPFACSQCDKTFRQKQLLDMHFKRYHDPNFIPTAFVCSKCSKTFTRRNTMLRHAENCMGEVPGDENGAPTPKRGRRGRKRKMQSRRDDDDDDDDDNDDDDNTEGELDEAEEEDDDELLTEIEVEQAAPVVPIPAPVEPPVKRKRGRPPKNKPETAAIIRVEDEVTGEVDDIIVKKEVGAEQDDAAEEVVVGGVTSTIQMEELVQEGEAAQELTVAPPNGDLTPEMILSMMDR; the protein is encoded by the exons ATGGAGGGCGAGGTCGTTACCATAGAGGCAGCTCAGGCTGCTGTTATGGCCTCTGAAGGAAAGGTCCTGCCAGAAGGCGGGGAGGCTCTAATCCAAGAGGATCAGAGCGAAGTGGCTGGCAACATGGACATGATGGTGATGGATGCTCTCGATCCAGCTCTGCTGCAAATGAAAACTGAGGTTTTGGAAGGAGGTGGCACGGTTACAGTTACtggtggagatgagggtcagataATCACCCTCCAG GTGGTGAATATGGaagagcaggcaggtgctgccttAGGGCTTGGTCAGCTCCAGCTGGTTCAAGTACCAGTCACAACAACAACTGTAGGTGGGCTCGAAGCCACTTTTGTTGATGCATCAGAAGTGACCAAGGATGCAGAACCAGTTATCTGTCACACTCTTCCCTTGCCTGAAGGCTTTCAG GTTGTTAAAGTTGGTGCCAACGGTGAAGTAGAGACTGTAGAGCAGGAGGAGCTCCAGGCGGCCCACGAAGAGCTTGAAGCTGTACAAGAGGAAGATGAAGAGGAGGACGAAGAGACGGGAGAAATTGAACCTTCGGTTCCCCACCAAGATGACCCAGATTGGTCAAAGGATCCAGATTATCAACCCATTGCAGCTGTCCGCAAAGGAAAGAAAGGGAAGAAGAGTCGGCTTCGTTACGCAGATGGTGACCGTGACATggatgtgtctgtgtatgactttgAGGAAGAACAACAAGAGGGTCTGCTGTCAGAAGTGAACGCAGAAAAGGTTGTGGGCAACATGAAGCCTCCGAAGCCCACAAAAATCAAGAAAAAGG GTGTTAAGAAGACTTTCCAGTGTGAGCTCTGTAGCTACACGTGTCCAAGGCGCTCTAACTTGGACCGACACATGAAGAGCCACACAGATGAGAGACCACACAAATGTCACTTATGTGGGAGAGCCTTCAGAACGGTCACGCTGCTGCGAAACcacctcaacacacacacag GCACGCGGCCACATAAATGCACGGATTGTGACATGGCATTTGTGACCAGCGGTGAGCTGGTGCGTCATCGTCGTTACAAGCACACTCATGAGAAACCCTTCAAGTGTTCGATGTGTGACTATTCCAGTGTGGAA GTGAGTAAGTTGAAAAGGCACATTCGCTCTCACACAGGGGAGCGACCCTTCCAGTGCAGTCTGTGCAGCTACGCCAGCAGAGACACTTACAAGCTAAAAAGACACATGAGAACACACTCTG GAGAAAAGCCGTATGAGTGCTACATTTGTCATGCTCGCTTCACACAGAGTGGCACCATGAAGATGCACATTCTGCAGAAACATACAGAGAATGTGGCCAAGTTCCACTGTCCACACTGTGACACAGTCATCGCACGCAAGAGTGACCTTG GTGTTCACTTGAGAAAGCAGCACTCATTCATTGAGACGGGCAAGAAATGCCGTTACTGTGATGCTGTGTTTCATGAGCGCTACGCTCTCATCCAGCATCAGAAGACTCACAAGAACGAGAAGCGCTTCAAGTGTGACCAGTGTGACTACTGCTGCCGACAG GAACGTCACATGATAATGCACAAGCGTACACACACGGGGGAGAAGCCGTTTGCTTGTAGCCAGTGTGATAAGACCTTCCGTCAGAAACAACTCCTGGACATGCATTTCAAGCGTTATCACGATCCAAATTTTATCCCCACTGCTTTTGTCTGCAGCAAGTGTAGCAAGACATTTACTCGCAGG AACACCATGCTGCGTCATGCTGAAAACTGCATGGGTGAAGTTCCTGGGGATGAAAACGGAGCCCCAACTCCGAAGAGAGGCCGTCGTGGCAGGAAGAGGAAGATGCAGTCCAGGagggatgatgatgacgatgacgatgatgacaaCGATGATGATGACAACACTG AGGGTGAACTGGATGAagctgaggaggaggatgatgatgaactACTGACTGAAATCGAGGTGGAGCAGGCTGCACCAGTTGTCCCCATCCCAGCACCAGTGGAGCCCCCAGTCAAGAGGAAACGTGGGCGCCCCCCAAAGAATAAGCCTGAAA CGGCTGCCATTATTCGCGTGGAAGATGAG